The sequence below is a genomic window from Halolamina litorea.
ACGGCCGCCGCCGAGGCGGTGCAACGGCGCCGGGCCGAGCGGTCCGGCGCCACCGTCCGCGGCGACGTCGTGTAGCCGTCGCTTCCGGGTGGGAAAACGGAGGAGGGGCCGCCTCAGCGGATGACGTCGAGGTCGTTGTCGCTGTCGTCGTACTGGTCGCCGCCGTCGCTGGCGGGCGAGCCAGTGTGCTTGGCGTTGCTCTTCGCGTCGAAGTCGACGTCGTCGAAGTCGCCCTTCCCGAGTGCCTGCTTCGACGCGTCGGCTTGTTTCTGCGTGCTCGGCCCGAGCACCTGCGCGGACTGGACGCCGGTCATGATGGCCATGACCCGCACCTTCCCTTTGTAGTTCTCCTGGATCCGCGCGCCCCAGATCACGTTCGCGCTCGCTTCCAAGCGCTCGGTGATGTTGTCGGCGATGCCCTCGGCCTCTTTGAGCGTGAGGTCGGGGCCGCCCGTGATGTGGACCAGTCCGCCGCTGGCGCCGCGGTAGTCGACGTCGAGCAGCGGGTGGTTCATCGCGTCGTTGACGACCTCGTCGGTCTTGTTCGAGTCCTGGGTCTCGCCGACGAGCATCACCGCGACGCCGCCCTGATTCATGATCGTGGACATGTCCGCGTAGTCCAGGTTGATCAGCGACGGCTGAGTGATGGTCTCGGAGATTCCTTTGACGGTCTCGGCGATGATCTGGTCCATCACCGAGAACGCCTTGCCGATCGGGAGGTTCGGCACGTAGTCGAGCAGGCGGTTGTTGTCCAGCACGATGATCGAGTCCGCCTCGTTGCGGAGCTTCTCGAGCCCTTCCTCGGCTTTCACCGTGCGGGCGCGCTCGACGTTGAACGGCGTCGAGACCATTCCGACGACGATGGCGCCCTGCTCCTTGGCGATGCTGGAGACGACGGGTGCGGCACCCGTCCCCGTCCCGCCGCCCATCCCGGCGGTGACGAACACGAGGTCCGCGTCGCCCAGCACTTCCTTGACCGTTCCTTGGGCCATCTCGGTGGCGCGCTCGCCCATCTCGGGGTCGCCACCCGCACCGAGGCCCTGTGTGAGGGACTTGCCGACGAGGATCTTCGTGTCGGCTTCGATCATCTTCAGATGCTGTTTGTCGGTGTTGATGGCGACGGTCTCGGCGCCGTCGACCCCGATGTTGTAGAGTCGATTGATGGTGTTGTTACCCGCACCACCGGCACCGACGATGACGATCCGGGGGTCCCCGAACTCGTCACCGTCGCTGTCGACGTCCTGCATCGATCGCTGCTCGGCCTCCGCGTTGTCTAAAGCGTCTTGAACGATATCCTGCATGTATTACACCTTGGCCCAGCTGC
It includes:
- the ftsZ gene encoding cell division protein FtsZ; translated protein: MQDIVQDALDNAEAEQRSMQDVDSDGDEFGDPRIVIVGAGGAGNNTINRLYNIGVDGAETVAINTDKQHLKMIEADTKILVGKSLTQGLGAGGDPEMGERATEMAQGTVKEVLGDADLVFVTAGMGGGTGTGAAPVVSSIAKEQGAIVVGMVSTPFNVERARTVKAEEGLEKLRNEADSIIVLDNNRLLDYVPNLPIGKAFSVMDQIIAETVKGISETITQPSLINLDYADMSTIMNQGGVAVMLVGETQDSNKTDEVVNDAMNHPLLDVDYRGASGGLVHITGGPDLTLKEAEGIADNITERLEASANVIWGARIQENYKGKVRVMAIMTGVQSAQVLGPSTQKQADASKQALGKGDFDDVDFDAKSNAKHTGSPASDGGDQYDDSDNDLDVIR